A segment of the Arachis hypogaea cultivar Tifrunner chromosome 5, arahy.Tifrunner.gnm2.J5K5, whole genome shotgun sequence genome:
AGGGCTTTAGTGCAAGGAAGAGTAAGACCTTCAAGAATAGTACTGGCGAGATTTACAAACAAAAGTTTGTATGTCATAGGCAAGGATTCAGGATGGAGAAATATTACACGATggaaaaaaggaagaaggagcCTAGATTGGAAACAAGAACTGGATGTGAAGCCCGAATGGATGTTAAATTTGTACCAGAAAGTGGAAGGTGGCATATCTTTTATTTCTCTGACGAACACAACCATGATCTATTGGATACACAATTCAGTGCTATGTTGTCTGCCTACAGAAAAATGTCAGAGGCAGATATTATGCAAATGATGAACATGCTAAAGTCAGGGATTAGCACCTCACAGATATTTGGTCTTCTAGCTAGTCAAGCAGGCGGGTACGAATTTGTTGGCTATGGTCCCAGAGATATGTACAATGAGATTGCTCGACAAAGGCGTCAAATTCCTGGTGATGCAGCACGAGTGTTAAAGAAGTTGGAGGATATGCGGTTGAAGGATCCACAATTATATTTCAAGGCATGTCATGATTCAAGAGGTTTGTTACGTAATTTGTTCTGGTCTGATGGGATTAGCCAACTAGACTACCGACTCTTCGGGGATGTTATTGCTTTTGATGCTACGTACAAGAAGAACAAGTATAGTTGTCCATTAGTCATATTTAGTGGGGTTAACCACCACAACCAAACAATTATTTTTGCTGCTGCGTTAATTGCGGAT
Coding sequences within it:
- the LOC112803377 gene encoding protein FAR1-RELATED SEQUENCE 5-like, which codes for MARDSVGRQCSNGDKLGGRLYGAMKVTRFELHCGEEEVTFVLSFLLGLGAEGGHDFNQQEELVSNQDMMDEQNEFEQDFRDEFTEGAFSSESNQSEDILEAAYAVDSVQDITTLKFSENFAEEIGKYHFYTLQLSFDFFMKYSKSKGFSARKSKTFKNSTGEIYKQKFVCHRQGFRMEKYYTMEKRKKEPRLETRTGCEARMDVKFVPESGRWHIFYFSDEHNHDLLDTQFSAMLSAYRKMSEADIMQMMNMLKSGISTSQIFGLLASQAGGYEFVGYGPRDMYNEIARQRRQIPGDAARVLKKLEDMRLKDPQLYFKACHDSRGLLRNLFWSDGISQLDYRLFGDVIAFDATYKKNKYSCPLVIFSGVNHHNQTIIFAAALIADETTDTYIWLLRQLMFAMRGKTPTSIITDGAMAIRNAVRDVFPEVRHRLCAWHLI